One Epidermidibacterium keratini DNA segment encodes these proteins:
- a CDS encoding PQQ-dependent sugar dehydrogenase: protein MRLAVRTVLGAALTGLVAACAGQPDLPAGGDEWSIEVVADGLENPWDVGVLPDGSLLVPENDGRLQLVSDGQTNEVNADLDDVDGTGEGGLMGLVLDPNFGDSNRFYTCQSTDADVRVVAWTLAADGTSAERDPEPLVSGIDRASSGRHSGCRLLFDDSGALLVSAGDAAVGSNPQDLGSLNGKVLRVDPQTGNPAEGNPGLERPEIYTYGHRNVQGLALQPGTGEVYAVEHGPDRDDEINLLSAGGNYGWNPDGDGSYDESVPMTDDQIDGAIPAIWSSGSPTVAASGAAFLDGSGWGDDEGLLAVACLKGARLLLIDVAADQGGEVRSVPGLEDDYGRLRAVVPSGDGSIYVTTSNGTDDKVLLVSP from the coding sequence ATGCGCCTGGCCGTCCGGACCGTCCTCGGCGCCGCACTCACGGGCCTGGTGGCGGCCTGCGCCGGGCAGCCCGACCTGCCGGCCGGCGGCGACGAGTGGTCGATCGAGGTCGTCGCCGACGGCTTGGAGAATCCTTGGGATGTCGGGGTTCTGCCGGACGGCTCACTGCTGGTCCCGGAGAACGACGGGCGTCTGCAGCTGGTGAGCGACGGACAGACCAACGAGGTCAACGCCGACCTCGATGATGTCGACGGCACCGGTGAGGGCGGCCTGATGGGGCTGGTTCTCGACCCGAACTTTGGCGACTCGAACCGCTTCTACACCTGCCAGTCGACCGACGCAGACGTACGGGTCGTGGCCTGGACGCTCGCGGCCGACGGCACGTCAGCCGAGCGCGATCCCGAGCCGTTGGTCAGCGGCATCGATCGCGCCTCCAGCGGTCGGCACAGTGGGTGTCGCCTGCTGTTTGACGACTCGGGCGCGTTGCTCGTCTCGGCCGGCGATGCCGCGGTCGGCTCGAACCCCCAGGACCTCGGATCGCTGAACGGCAAGGTGCTGCGCGTCGACCCGCAGACTGGCAATCCCGCCGAGGGCAACCCGGGACTTGAACGGCCGGAGATCTATACCTACGGCCACCGCAACGTTCAAGGGCTGGCGCTGCAGCCGGGCACCGGCGAGGTGTACGCCGTCGAGCACGGACCGGACCGCGACGACGAGATCAACCTGCTTAGCGCCGGAGGCAACTACGGCTGGAACCCGGACGGTGACGGGTCGTACGACGAGTCGGTACCGATGACCGACGACCAGATCGACGGCGCGATCCCGGCGATCTGGTCCTCCGGTTCGCCGACCGTCGCCGCGTCCGGGGCGGCGTTTCTTGACGGCTCAGGGTGGGGCGATGACGAAGGGCTGCTTGCCGTCGCCTGCCTCAAGGGCGCGCGACTGCTGCTGATCGACGTCGCGGCAGACCAAGGCGGCGAGGTCCGCTCGGTGCCGGGGCTCGAAGACGACTACGGACGGCTGCGGGCCGTCGTACCAAGCGGCGATGGCAGCATTTACGTCACGACCTCCAACGGCACGGACGACAAGGTGCTGCTGGTCTCGCCCTGA
- a CDS encoding DUF5130 family protein, translating into MASTIDPNRTLLDYGPQGTKGPFSNSDMDRLSEALTMSSWETGIDFSVYIGDLGQDRRAKLAELHRSFGASAPNTCLVAVSPNERVVEIGVGEIAAKRLPDRSCNLAVLAMTANFEGGDLVGGIVNGLRMLSDQAGHPHRV; encoded by the coding sequence ATGGCAAGCACCATTGACCCCAACCGCACCCTCCTGGACTACGGACCGCAGGGCACGAAAGGCCCGTTCAGCAACTCCGACATGGACCGCCTCTCCGAGGCGTTGACGATGTCGTCGTGGGAGACCGGGATCGACTTCTCGGTGTATATCGGCGATCTGGGCCAAGATCGTCGCGCCAAGCTCGCCGAGCTGCATCGGTCGTTTGGGGCGTCCGCGCCCAACACGTGCCTTGTCGCGGTCTCGCCAAACGAGCGCGTAGTCGAGATCGGCGTAGGTGAGATCGCGGCCAAGCGGCTGCCGGACCGCTCCTGCAACCTCGCCGTACTCGCCATGACGGCGAATTTCGAAGGCGGCGACCTCGTAGGCGGGATCGTCAACGGGCTGCGGATGCTCAGCGACCAGGCCGGTCACCCGCACCGGGTCTAG
- the ctaJ gene encoding aa3-type cytochrome oxidase subunit CtaJ produces the protein MSPVEVLVVFVGGPAAVFAICWLLAVSETPRGNAPQRYKLGSEWTSEPLWFVGREREPVQAHRSTPALESGRAAITTGGATVVGGASGTW, from the coding sequence ATGAGTCCGGTTGAAGTGCTCGTTGTCTTTGTCGGCGGCCCCGCGGCCGTGTTTGCGATCTGCTGGTTGCTTGCGGTCTCTGAGACTCCGCGTGGCAACGCGCCGCAGCGCTACAAGCTCGGTTCGGAGTGGACCTCCGAGCCGCTGTGGTTTGTCGGACGCGAGCGCGAGCCGGTGCAGGCGCATCGGAGTACGCCGGCCCTTGAGTCGGGTCGGGCAGCCATCACCACCGGCGGCGCAACGGTCGTCGGCGGCGCGAGCGGGACCTGGTAG
- a CDS encoding amidase: MGQLHELSALEQAAAIKARRVSPVELVTHYLERIERHNDEVGAFATVTADAALEQARVAEQHVMAGDRLPLLHGVPTAIKDLSNIAGVRTTFGSGVFRDFVAEQTDEAVEKLLSGGAISLGKTQTPEFGFPCWTINDVGPTARTPWDTSRLASGSSGGSATAVASGLVSIAQGSDGGGSVRSPASACGVVGLKTSRGRITNGPLRVDPAGLGVWGPLARTVRDAAAFLDVTAGPGRSDPYWAPPLRDDATFLAACAREPGRLRIARYADPVVPGAELAPEVRAAWEQTSQLLESLGHRIEDIPAPYGPEAMDSFVGVWTLGATTLPVPDEQIGQLAPLTRWLREQGLRLSGQQAMQSLVATGQTGRRVLETLLPYDAVLCPVTTDVARPVDWYGDDPAEDFERQKRYSAYTSIYNVTGQPAMSLPTHHSSDGLPIGMMLVGRPAGEEALLSLASQVEAHLPWRDRKPPIWSR, translated from the coding sequence ATGGGCCAACTACACGAGCTCAGCGCGCTGGAGCAGGCGGCGGCGATCAAGGCCCGCCGGGTGTCGCCGGTGGAGCTGGTCACGCACTACCTCGAGCGGATCGAGCGGCATAACGACGAGGTGGGGGCGTTCGCCACCGTCACCGCCGACGCCGCGCTGGAGCAGGCGCGGGTGGCCGAGCAGCACGTCATGGCTGGCGACCGCCTGCCGCTGCTGCACGGCGTACCGACGGCGATCAAAGATCTCAGCAACATCGCCGGCGTCCGCACCACCTTTGGCAGCGGCGTGTTTCGCGACTTCGTTGCCGAGCAGACCGACGAGGCGGTCGAGAAGCTGCTCAGCGGGGGAGCGATCAGCCTGGGCAAGACCCAGACGCCGGAGTTCGGCTTCCCGTGCTGGACGATCAACGACGTGGGTCCGACGGCGCGCACGCCGTGGGACACCTCGCGCCTGGCCAGCGGCTCGAGCGGTGGCTCGGCCACGGCGGTCGCATCGGGCCTGGTGTCGATCGCCCAGGGCTCCGATGGCGGGGGATCGGTGCGCAGCCCGGCATCGGCGTGTGGCGTCGTCGGGCTGAAGACCTCCCGGGGCCGCATCACCAACGGGCCCTTACGAGTCGACCCGGCCGGGCTCGGGGTGTGGGGACCGCTCGCGCGGACGGTCCGCGACGCGGCGGCCTTCCTCGATGTCACCGCGGGGCCTGGTCGCAGCGATCCGTACTGGGCTCCGCCGCTGCGCGACGACGCGACCTTCCTCGCCGCCTGCGCGCGAGAGCCGGGTCGGCTGCGCATCGCGCGGTACGCCGACCCAGTGGTCCCTGGCGCCGAGCTCGCCCCCGAGGTGCGTGCCGCGTGGGAGCAGACCTCGCAGCTGCTGGAGTCGCTCGGGCATCGAATCGAGGACATCCCGGCGCCGTACGGCCCGGAGGCGATGGACTCGTTCGTCGGGGTGTGGACCCTTGGCGCGACGACGCTGCCGGTGCCCGACGAGCAGATCGGGCAGCTGGCCCCGCTGACTCGCTGGCTGCGCGAGCAGGGGTTGCGGCTGTCGGGGCAGCAGGCGATGCAGAGCCTGGTCGCTACCGGGCAGACTGGGCGCCGCGTGCTGGAGACGCTGCTGCCGTATGACGCAGTGCTCTGCCCGGTCACCACGGACGTGGCGCGACCGGTCGACTGGTACGGCGATGATCCGGCTGAAGACTTCGAGCGGCAGAAGCGCTACTCGGCGTACACCTCGATCTACAACGTGACCGGGCAGCCGGCGATGAGCTTGCCCACCCACCACAGCAGCGATGGGCTGCCAATCGGGATGATGCTCGTGGGGCGTCCGGCCGGCGAAGAAGCCCTGCTGTCGCTGGCATCGCAGGTCGAGGCGCACCTGCCGTGGCGTGATCGCAAACCGCCGATCTGGTCCAGGTAG
- a CDS encoding kynureninase: MPITDSDDLSIEFARAIDAASPLREHRERFVFADDTIYLDGNSLGRLPRRTSQRLREVIDTEWGRDLIRSWPTWIARHDDVAAALATGVLGVRPSEVTIADSTTVNLYKVINAAADLRPGRSVILIERDNFPTDLYVVQGIAKARGMSVRVVDSDIDGGLSVEQVRSALDDDVALACFCHVSYRSGAIADIEQITGVLHEAGAVAVWDLCHSAGAIRTPLAQARAEFAVGCTYKYLNSGPGAPAFLYVREDLHDQVRQPIWGWFGQREQFAMGGDYDPVEGIARFTSGTPAVLGLSAIEEGVRSITDAGIDELEQGGRLLTGYGLVLADSWLAPLGFTVASPRAASRRGSHLTLHHRQAWQICQAMIARGVVPDFRTPDRLRLGMAPLTTSFEEVWRGFDAIREIVETDEHLQFPAERARVT, from the coding sequence ATGCCGATCACCGATTCCGACGACCTCAGCATCGAGTTCGCGCGCGCCATCGATGCCGCCAGTCCCCTTCGCGAGCACCGCGAGAGGTTCGTCTTTGCCGACGACACGATCTACCTCGACGGCAACTCGCTGGGTCGGCTTCCGCGGCGTACGTCGCAGCGGCTGCGCGAGGTCATCGATACCGAGTGGGGCCGCGATCTCATCCGCTCCTGGCCAACGTGGATCGCCCGGCACGACGACGTCGCCGCCGCCCTCGCGACCGGCGTACTCGGGGTGCGCCCCAGCGAGGTAACGATCGCCGACTCGACCACCGTGAACCTCTACAAGGTCATCAACGCCGCCGCCGACCTGCGCCCCGGCCGGTCGGTCATCTTGATCGAGCGCGACAACTTCCCCACCGACCTGTACGTCGTGCAGGGCATCGCCAAGGCGCGCGGCATGAGCGTGCGGGTCGTGGACTCCGATATCGACGGCGGGCTGAGCGTCGAGCAGGTGCGCTCAGCGCTCGATGACGACGTCGCGCTCGCGTGCTTCTGCCACGTCTCCTACCGCAGCGGCGCGATCGCCGACATCGAGCAGATCACCGGCGTACTGCACGAGGCCGGCGCGGTCGCCGTGTGGGACCTCTGCCACTCCGCCGGCGCGATTCGCACTCCGCTGGCACAGGCTCGCGCCGAGTTCGCGGTCGGGTGCACCTATAAGTACCTCAACTCCGGCCCGGGAGCGCCGGCCTTCCTCTACGTGCGTGAGGATCTGCACGACCAGGTTCGCCAGCCGATCTGGGGCTGGTTTGGTCAGCGCGAGCAGTTCGCGATGGGCGGCGACTACGACCCGGTCGAGGGCATCGCGCGGTTTACCTCGGGCACGCCGGCGGTGCTCGGCCTCAGCGCGATCGAGGAGGGCGTGCGCTCCATCACCGACGCCGGGATCGACGAGCTGGAGCAGGGCGGGCGCCTGCTGACCGGCTACGGGCTGGTGCTCGCCGACAGCTGGCTCGCCCCGCTCGGCTTCACGGTCGCCTCGCCGCGCGCGGCCTCCCGGCGCGGCTCACACCTCACGCTGCACCACCGGCAGGCGTGGCAGATCTGCCAGGCGATGATCGCGCGCGGCGTCGTACCCGACTTCCGCACACCCGACCGGCTGCGGCTGGGGATGGCGCCGCTGACCACCTCGTTCGAGGAGGTCTGGCGCGGCTTCGATGCGATCCGCGAGATCGTCGAAACCGACGAGCACCTGCAGTTTCCCGCCGAACGCGCCCGCGTCACATAG
- a CDS encoding Cdc6/Cdc18 family protein: MAKLSGRPLLSTSDDKALLVQRVAELDLIIDAVGRGLNVLLHGERGSGLTTTLHQVMRRAMLDDLAHPRFSNAASVTGAEDLVHQIVGDVGPTVAVVGGTSAYSRFARYADLPPGIVGIVDNAPVRVLRELFGQHRDEVWAVPMSWVVACPEQDRAAVLEPPVDSFFDVVVGLDPLTDVQSASLLRRRTSKSELPPPALRAVVQAAGGNPRRLIRLARTLVLGEGDPTSLSRAAADRAEVESRLSRPAQMLLAEIVARGPSSASDVRLQEATGWTRSRLVQLFGELERQGAVDTSQSNDGNSGRPRKIYRAVF, translated from the coding sequence ATGGCGAAACTATCGGGGCGCCCGTTGCTGTCGACCTCCGACGACAAGGCACTTCTGGTGCAGCGGGTGGCAGAGCTCGACCTGATCATCGACGCGGTCGGCCGCGGGCTCAACGTCCTGCTCCACGGCGAGCGCGGAAGCGGGCTGACGACCACCCTGCACCAGGTCATGCGGCGCGCGATGCTCGACGACCTTGCTCACCCTCGGTTCAGCAACGCCGCTTCGGTGACCGGTGCGGAGGACCTGGTGCATCAGATCGTCGGCGACGTCGGCCCGACGGTCGCTGTGGTGGGCGGAACGTCGGCGTACTCCCGGTTCGCGCGGTACGCCGACCTGCCGCCGGGCATCGTCGGAATCGTCGACAACGCGCCGGTGCGGGTGCTGCGCGAGCTGTTCGGGCAGCACCGTGACGAGGTGTGGGCGGTCCCGATGTCGTGGGTCGTGGCCTGCCCCGAGCAGGACCGCGCCGCCGTACTCGAACCGCCAGTCGACTCGTTCTTTGACGTTGTGGTCGGTCTGGACCCCCTCACCGACGTCCAGTCGGCGAGCCTGCTGCGTCGGCGGACGAGCAAGTCAGAGCTGCCACCGCCGGCGCTGCGCGCGGTGGTCCAGGCGGCCGGCGGAAACCCGCGGCGGCTGATCCGTCTCGCGCGCACGCTGGTGCTCGGCGAAGGCGATCCGACAAGCCTGTCGCGGGCGGCGGCCGACCGTGCCGAGGTCGAGTCGCGGCTGAGCCGGCCCGCTCAGATGCTGCTCGCGGAGATCGTCGCTCGAGGTCCGTCAAGCGCCTCCGACGTACGCCTGCAGGAGGCGACGGGATGGACCCGGTCACGCCTCGTGCAGCTTTTTGGCGAGCTTGAGCGGCAAGGCGCGGTCGATACCTCGCAAAGCAACGACGGCAACTCCGGACGCCCGCGCAAGATCTACCGAGCCGTCTTCTAG